A genome region from Aurantiacibacter sp. MUD61 includes the following:
- a CDS encoding class I mannose-6-phosphate isomerase, producing MVLPTRTVEKVWGRDELPAPFVSPEGKRIGEIWFEPPADLPELLVKYLFTSEKLSVQCHPDADQAEAAGLGRTGKEECWLVVAAEPGATLGIGFERELTAEEMRAAARDGSIEDLMVWHDVQPGDFFYIPANTVHAIGPGCSIIEVQQTSDITYRLYDYGRDRELHLERGVAVAEGSPYPAELRKSLPASGHANLVSGPAFTLDYVDGVADDALLYAYSEKLLVVPLSGEVLVTGEVVKPGECAYAPSLASVTFAPHGKALVTAPCVS from the coding sequence ATGGTTCTGCCTACGCGCACGGTTGAGAAAGTATGGGGCCGGGACGAACTCCCCGCGCCGTTCGTCTCGCCCGAAGGCAAGCGTATCGGCGAGATCTGGTTTGAGCCGCCTGCCGACCTGCCCGAGCTGCTGGTGAAATATCTTTTCACGAGCGAGAAGCTTTCGGTCCAGTGCCATCCGGATGCCGATCAGGCTGAGGCGGCAGGGCTTGGCCGCACGGGTAAGGAAGAATGCTGGCTGGTTGTCGCTGCCGAACCCGGCGCAACGCTGGGCATCGGTTTCGAGCGCGAGCTGACAGCCGAAGAAATGCGCGCCGCCGCGCGCGATGGCAGTATCGAGGACCTGATGGTCTGGCACGATGTGCAGCCGGGTGATTTCTTCTACATCCCTGCCAATACGGTTCATGCCATCGGCCCGGGCTGCTCGATCATCGAAGTGCAGCAAACCAGCGATATTACCTATCGCCTGTATGACTACGGGCGCGACCGGGAATTGCATCTGGAGCGCGGCGTCGCCGTGGCCGAAGGCTCGCCCTACCCTGCCGAATTGCGCAAGTCCCTGCCCGCCTCCGGCCACGCCAATCTCGTATCCGGCCCGGCCTTCACGCTCGATTATGTCGACGGCGTCGCGGATGACGCGCTGCTCTACGCCTATTCGGAAAAGCTGCTGGTGGTCCCGCTGTCAGGAGAGGTCCTGGTGACAGGCGAAGTGGTGAAGCCCGGCGAATGCGCCTATGCCCCGAGCCTCGCCAGCGTCACCTTCGCCCCGCATGGCAAGGCACTGGTGACGGCGCCTTGCGTCAGCTGA